Proteins from a single region of Pseudomonas phenolilytica:
- a CDS encoding DUF5334 family protein: MLTPFAFAWDGVDQESGADIEIDAGNLVREGEAIDYYDYNSGNYHSGNVESMESNGDGSVDVEVYDETSGEYRTFEMDED, from the coding sequence TTGCTCACACCCTTCGCTTTTGCCTGGGATGGCGTCGATCAGGAAAGTGGTGCCGATATCGAGATTGATGCGGGAAACCTTGTCCGCGAAGGCGAAGCGATCGACTACTACGACTACAACTCAGGCAATTACCACTCCGGCAACGTCGAGTCGATGGAGAGCAACGGCGATGGTAGCGTTGATGTAGAGGTCTACGACGAAACCAGCGGTGAATACCGTACGTTCGAGATGGATGAGGACTGA
- a CDS encoding molybdopterin cofactor-binding domain-containing protein, producing MSVDMAIDCGPQVNPERTRAQLEGGAIMGLSLALSGEIPFGKGRVTQSNLHDYEVLRHNASPRTSRTHLVNDDHNLPPSGVGVPPVPPVAPALCNIIFAATGKQVRSLPVRTVG from the coding sequence ATGAGCGTCGATATGGCGATTGACTGCGGCCCACAAGTCAACCCGGAACGTACTCGTGCGCAGCTCGAAGGTGGCGCCATCATGGGGCTGAGCCTGGCGCTGAGTGGCGAGATCCCTTTTGGAAAGGGGCGTGTAACCCAAAGCAACCTCCACGACTACGAAGTGCTGCGCCATAACGCATCTCCGCGAACGAGCCGAACCCATCTAGTTAACGACGACCACAACCTACCACCTAGCGGTGTAGGCGTACCCCCAGTGCCGCCAGTGGCACCGGCGCTATGCAATATCATCTTTGCTGCAACCGGCAAACAGGTGCGTAGCTTGCCTGTGCGCACTGTGGGGTGA
- a CDS encoding DUF1329 domain-containing protein — MKKSVALLSLALAVKLVSQGALAKVSEEEAARLGNELTCTGAERAGNADGSIPAFTGKYLGEVPGWDHVKHSGGKPVDPYPNEKPVLVITAKNFEEHAERLTEGQKTMFRKYPDTFRMDIYPGHRDFRYPDYVCERAKWNALNAEVVNDGMGVEGIGQVMFPIPKNGYELLWNHQLPARAWTEDAVRDLASVMPDGNIGWGRTHMKGLSPANHPSETPYTKTGVQAYSYNYTMLPTRDRGTAIAAHEPYNFATRPRTAWSYNPGTRRVRQSPGYGYDQPMAGSNGTMIVDEDRLFNGGPERFEWKMLGKREIYIPANAYKINSGETKYADLLTPNHPNPDFQRYELRRVWVLEATLKEGYRHVYGKRVMFIDEDTWHGVLADHYDTRGQLWKYASTAYYYHPDMSAWQSGAAFYHDLSTGQYLAYALTNESHKGPILNEGKFTPSMYTPDALRAGGR, encoded by the coding sequence GCGCCGAGCGTGCCGGCAACGCCGACGGCTCGATTCCCGCCTTTACCGGCAAGTACCTCGGTGAAGTGCCTGGCTGGGACCACGTCAAACATTCAGGCGGCAAGCCGGTCGACCCGTACCCGAATGAAAAGCCTGTCCTGGTCATTACCGCGAAGAACTTCGAAGAGCACGCCGAGCGCCTGACCGAGGGGCAGAAGACGATGTTCCGCAAGTATCCGGACACCTTTCGCATGGACATCTACCCGGGGCATCGCGACTTTCGCTACCCGGATTACGTCTGCGAGCGGGCGAAGTGGAACGCGCTGAACGCAGAAGTCGTCAACGATGGCATGGGCGTCGAAGGCATCGGCCAAGTTATGTTCCCGATCCCCAAGAACGGCTATGAGCTGCTCTGGAACCACCAGCTGCCGGCGCGCGCCTGGACCGAGGACGCCGTACGCGACCTCGCGTCGGTAATGCCCGACGGCAACATCGGCTGGGGCCGCACCCATATGAAGGGGCTCTCGCCGGCCAACCATCCGAGCGAAACCCCCTACACCAAGACCGGCGTACAGGCCTACTCCTACAACTACACCATGCTGCCCACCCGCGACCGTGGCACCGCGATCGCCGCCCACGAGCCCTACAACTTCGCCACTCGACCGCGCACCGCATGGTCCTACAACCCGGGCACCCGCCGTGTTCGGCAATCGCCAGGCTATGGCTATGACCAGCCAATGGCGGGTAGCAACGGGACGATGATCGTGGACGAGGATCGTCTGTTCAACGGCGGGCCGGAGCGCTTCGAATGGAAGATGCTCGGCAAGCGCGAGATCTACATTCCCGCCAATGCGTACAAGATCAACAGCGGCGAAACCAAATACGCCGACCTGCTGACGCCTAACCATCCCAACCCCGACTTCCAGCGCTACGAACTGCGCCGCGTCTGGGTGCTGGAGGCCACGCTGAAGGAGGGTTATCGCCACGTCTACGGCAAGCGTGTGATGTTCATCGACGAGGACACCTGGCATGGTGTGCTGGCCGACCACTACGACACCCGCGGCCAGCTCTGGAAGTACGCTTCGACCGCCTACTACTACCACCCGGACATGAGCGCCTGGCAGTCCGGCGCGGCCTTCTACCACGACCTGAGCACCGGGCAGTACCTCGCCTATGCGCTCACCAACGAGTCGCACAAGGGGCCGATCCTCAACGAAGGCAAGTTCACACCCAGCATGTACACACCGGACGCTTTGCGTGCAGGCGGCCGCTAA